From the genome of Virgibacillus proomii, one region includes:
- a CDS encoding MarR family winged helix-turn-helix transcriptional regulator — protein MQENLSLKAFVVLVKASKALQERMMQDIKNYGMKTSEFTILETLYHKGKQTVREISESVLIKTGSITYVIDKLEQKGLLKRQHCQEDRRVVYIDITNEGKKLMDEIFPKHQKIMEDLFAGISDQQKQTVINVLKTVGKRA, from the coding sequence ATGCAAGAGAATCTTTCATTAAAGGCTTTTGTCGTCTTAGTCAAAGCCTCAAAAGCACTACAAGAACGAATGATGCAGGATATAAAAAACTACGGAATGAAAACATCTGAATTTACTATTCTTGAAACCCTGTATCATAAGGGAAAGCAAACGGTTCGGGAAATATCGGAAAGTGTCCTGATTAAAACTGGTTCTATTACATATGTTATTGACAAATTAGAACAGAAAGGATTATTAAAAAGACAACATTGTCAAGAAGATCGGCGTGTTGTCTATATCGATATTACAAATGAAGGAAAAAAATTAATGGATGAAATTTTTCCAAAGCATCAGAAAATAATGGAAGACTTGTTTGCTGGCATTAGTGATCAACAAAAACAGACCGTGATAAATGTTTTAAAAACGGTAGGAAAACGAGCTTAA
- a CDS encoding Vga family ABC-F type ribosomal protection protein yields the protein MRLLEARNLIHYIKDRKLIEIESLAVHKGNRIGLVGKNGSGKTTLLQILAKETVPETGKIITHGTIELVPQLKRMITTKSGGEVTQEYINRALANQADILLADEPTTNLDTWHIEKLETQLKKWKGALIIVSHDREFLDALCTTIWELEDGYVTEYKGNYSHYQEQKNMQLNQQQQAYENYIAKKTQLEQALQLKEQKAQRATKKPKQTSSSEAKITGARPYFANKQKKLRKAAKAIETRLEKLEQVEKVKETPPVKMNLPYADKLHGRTLLRVEDLKGVISQRLLWNPVSFHVKGGDKIAIIGPNGSGKTTLIKNLMQENDQVRHAPAMKVGYFSQNLDILETNKTILENVSNTSSQNETLIRTVLARLHFHRDDVYKHVNVLSGGERVKVAFAKLFVSDINTLILDEPTNFLDIEAVEALEELLVNYEGTVLFVSHDRRFIKTIANRLIAFGGNKKITVFEGSYDAYKNDFSKPQEDMIEQQLIVVETKLTEVLSKLSIEPSDKLEEEFQELLKQKRNLKMQRE from the coding sequence ATGCGTTTATTAGAAGCGAGAAATTTAATTCACTATATAAAAGATCGAAAATTAATTGAAATCGAATCACTAGCTGTCCATAAAGGAAATCGTATTGGTTTGGTTGGGAAAAACGGCAGTGGAAAAACAACATTGTTACAAATTCTTGCAAAAGAAACTGTACCGGAAACGGGAAAAATTATAACCCATGGAACAATCGAATTAGTTCCACAATTGAAACGTATGATTACGACAAAAAGTGGTGGCGAAGTAACTCAAGAATATATTAACAGAGCCCTAGCTAACCAGGCAGATATCTTATTAGCAGATGAACCAACAACGAATTTGGATACATGGCACATTGAAAAATTAGAAACACAGCTAAAAAAATGGAAAGGCGCACTAATTATTGTTTCCCATGATCGTGAGTTTCTTGATGCATTGTGTACAACGATATGGGAACTGGAAGATGGCTATGTAACGGAATATAAAGGAAATTACTCTCATTATCAGGAACAGAAGAACATGCAGCTAAATCAGCAGCAACAGGCTTATGAAAATTATATAGCCAAGAAAACACAATTAGAACAAGCGCTTCAATTAAAAGAGCAAAAAGCACAACGAGCAACAAAGAAACCAAAGCAAACAAGCAGTTCAGAAGCAAAAATTACAGGTGCCAGGCCTTATTTTGCAAATAAACAAAAGAAATTACGAAAAGCAGCTAAAGCGATCGAAACAAGACTGGAAAAGCTGGAACAGGTAGAAAAAGTAAAGGAAACGCCACCAGTCAAGATGAACTTGCCATATGCAGACAAACTACACGGAAGAACTCTTCTACGGGTAGAAGATCTAAAGGGAGTCATTAGTCAACGTCTCCTATGGAATCCCGTTAGCTTCCATGTTAAAGGTGGAGATAAAATTGCCATTATTGGACCTAATGGCAGCGGCAAGACAACATTAATCAAAAACCTGATGCAAGAGAATGATCAAGTTCGTCATGCTCCAGCAATGAAAGTCGGCTACTTTAGCCAAAATTTAGATATACTTGAAACGAACAAAACAATTTTAGAGAATGTAAGCAACACATCCAGTCAAAATGAAACACTGATTCGAACGGTACTAGCAAGACTGCATTTTCACAGAGACGATGTTTATAAACATGTAAACGTTCTAAGCGGAGGAGAACGGGTAAAAGTAGCATTTGCTAAATTATTTGTTAGTGATATTAATACACTCATTCTTGATGAGCCGACAAATTTTCTTGATATTGAGGCAGTAGAAGCTTTAGAAGAACTGCTTGTAAATTATGAAGGAACCGTATTGTTTGTTTCCCATGACCGGAGATTTATTAAAACCATTGCAAATCGCTTGATTGCCTTCGGAGGGAATAAAAAGATCACTGTGTTTGAAGGGTCTTATGACGCCTATAAAAATGACTTCTCTAAACCACAGGAAGACATGATCGAACAACAATTAATCGTAGTCGAAACGAAGCTTACCGAAGTGCTGAGCAAATTAAGTATAGAGCCTTCTGATAAACTGGAAGAAGAATTTCAAGAACTGTTGAAGCAAAAAAGAAACTTAAAAATGCAAAGAGAATGA
- a CDS encoding alpha/beta hydrolase, with translation MKHIFQRGSDQSKPTFLLLHGTGGTERDLIPLATEIDAGANILSVRGNILENGMPRFFRRLAEGIFDEEDLVFRTEELLNFLNEAAVTYNFARDHIFAIGYSNGANIAASLLFHHQDALRGAILHHPMVPRRGIELPDLSKVDVFIAAGTNDPICPAQESEDLKQLLQDASANVHLHWENSGHQLTLREVQEAAKWYRQLN, from the coding sequence ATGAAACATATTTTTCAGCGAGGAAGTGACCAATCGAAACCGACTTTCCTGTTACTACACGGTACTGGAGGGACCGAACGGGATCTAATACCGCTTGCAACTGAAATTGATGCGGGAGCTAATATTCTTAGTGTACGAGGAAATATACTCGAAAATGGAATGCCCCGTTTTTTTAGACGCTTAGCCGAAGGTATTTTTGATGAAGAAGATTTAGTATTTCGAACAGAAGAATTACTTAATTTCCTAAATGAAGCCGCTGTAACATATAACTTTGCTCGTGATCACATATTTGCCATTGGTTATTCTAATGGTGCAAATATTGCTGCAAGCTTATTATTTCACCATCAGGATGCCCTGCGGGGAGCGATTTTGCATCATCCAATGGTTCCAAGACGCGGCATTGAGTTACCTGATTTATCTAAAGTCGATGTATTTATTGCAGCAGGAACAAATGATCCTATTTGCCCTGCTCAAGAATCAGAAGATCTTAAACAGTTGTTACAGGATGCTTCAGCAAATGTACATTTACATTGGGAAAATAGCGGGCATCAATTGACATTAAGAGAAGTACAGGAAGCAGCTAAATGGTATCGACAGCTTAACTAG
- the treR gene encoding trehalose operon repressor, with amino-acid sequence MQKKYLMIYHDLVEQINNDMLPTSSLLPSENDLAEIYQTSRETIRKALHLLSQHGYIQKIRGKGSIVIDRPRLDFPVSGIVSFKELAKKLNLDAKTTVIQMEEVKRSSPIYKTINTKDKIWNVIRVRTIDGENVILDKDYFIESIIPMPRIETCERSIYDYIEHELGLSISFAQKEITVEEPTKQDRKLLDLKHHTNTVVIKSLVYLEDARLFQFTESRHRPDKFKFVDFARRIN; translated from the coding sequence ATGCAAAAGAAATATTTAATGATTTATCATGATTTAGTTGAACAGATTAATAACGATATGTTACCAACATCTTCCTTACTCCCTTCCGAAAACGACTTAGCCGAAATTTATCAAACATCGAGAGAAACGATTCGAAAAGCATTACATTTATTATCACAGCATGGCTATATTCAAAAAATACGGGGAAAAGGGTCGATTGTTATTGACCGTCCACGACTTGATTTTCCAGTCTCAGGAATTGTCAGCTTTAAAGAATTAGCAAAAAAATTAAACTTAGATGCTAAAACAACAGTGATTCAGATGGAAGAAGTAAAACGTTCCAGTCCCATATATAAAACAATCAATACAAAGGACAAAATTTGGAACGTTATTCGCGTAAGAACGATTGATGGAGAAAATGTCATTTTAGACAAAGATTATTTTATCGAATCGATTATTCCTATGCCTCGTATAGAAACATGCGAGCGATCTATTTACGATTATATTGAGCATGAACTTGGTCTTTCCATTAGCTTTGCTCAAAAAGAAATTACCGTTGAAGAACCAACTAAACAAGACAGGAAATTATTGGATTTAAAACACCATACGAATACTGTTGTGATCAAAAGTTTAGTTTACTTAGAGGATGCGAGACTATTTCAATTTACGGAATCTCGACATCGACCCGATAAATTTAAGTTTGTAGACTTTGCAAGAAGAATTAATTAA